From Acipenser ruthenus chromosome 2, fAciRut3.2 maternal haplotype, whole genome shotgun sequence, a single genomic window includes:
- the LOC117963632 gene encoding flavin reductase (NADPH)-like: MKLAVLGATGQTGQNLVKQALQQGHVVTALVRTPSKLTLEHDNLKVIEANIFSEESLTAHFKDHDAVISCLGFSPAFFSYITGYTDSMKAAVNAMRQAKVNRMIAMTSWYTEPNSGTQSSYLIRFFLLPMIRSVLTNMHQMETFLQQNCDDINWTVVRPPGLMNQPASAKEFLTHEGYFVPDSSGYPVGNSVGRGDVARFMLSLLNSNAWVKKGVAMTTK, encoded by the exons ATGAAGCTTGCTGTGCTGGGCGCCACAGGGCAAACTGGTCAAAACCTGGTGAAACAGGCATTGCAACAGGGCCACGTGGTCACCGCACTAGTTCGGACTCCAAGCAAACTGACACTTGAACACGATAACTTGAAG GTCATCGAAGCAAACATTTTCTCAGAGGAAAGTCTTACCGCTCACTTCAAAGATCACGATGCTGTAATATCCTGCCTGGGGTTTTCTCCAGCCTTCTTCTCCTACATCACAGGATATACTGATTCCATGAAAGCTGCAGTGAATGCCATGCGACAGGCAAAAGTTAACAGAATGATTGCCATGACATCTTGGTACACTGAAC CTAATTCTGGGACGCAGTCCTCTTACCTGATACGCTTTTTTCTGCTGCCAATGATTCGAAGTGTGCTGACCAATATGCATCAGATGGAAACCTTTTTACAGCAGAATTGTGATGATATTAACTGGACTGTGGTGAGACCTCCTGGGCTTATGAACCAGCCAGCATCAG CCAAAGAATTCCTAACCCACGAAGGCTACTTTGTCCCTGACTCCAGTGGATATCCAGTCGGAAACTCAGTAGGCCGAGGGGACGTGGCTCGTTTTATGCTGTCGCTTCTCAACAG